A part of Arachis hypogaea cultivar Tifrunner chromosome 12, arahy.Tifrunner.gnm2.J5K5, whole genome shotgun sequence genomic DNA contains:
- the LOC112726576 gene encoding vacuolar-sorting protein BRO1: MLSIPLKKSDPVDLYRPLRYLVARKYSESDAQSVESILETLNKCRSDMVGRGDLSLPMQRDCLIHYFKCLCMVDPLFTAISSDSHSDPIVFVWYDAFYSEHENGVSSQRNSIQLEKAAVLFNLGAIYSQIGASCDRTTALGRHLAMDAFNAAAKFFSELWKVFAKDISATLDLTLLFTETLHHLFSAQASELKLQQQLHDNNNAARSALQQHIIAVSFKSVFENYQRAYDLILSDSAATEHVFSFDRTWITHCYQKMKFFRVEACQRRSSILPKSQLPKTSSLVQSCPLDHDAESVTEKLVSGSCSRADLSIPKVDGIDLDLILSEYSPFKIMEGGKLVANPWDMPPPYPTNFSILSPPSPSSSSSSSSSLILAFPFKKSEPLDFYESLRNYFVLKYSESMAERVEGLLQMLNKLRGEMLRDDLSLPMRRDCLIRYLKCLCMIEPLFPMTTSPNPPIFIW; the protein is encoded by the exons ATGCTGTCAATCCCACTGAAGAAGAGTGATCCGGTGGATCTGTACCGGCCGTTACGCTACTTGGTAGCGAGAAAATATTCAGAGAGCGATGCACAGAGTGTTGAAAGCATTCTGGAAACCCTAAACAAATGCCGCAGCGACATGGTGGGGCGAGGGGACCTCTCCCTTCCCATGCAACGTGACTGCCTCATTCACTACTTCAAATGTCTTTGCATGGTTGACCCACTCTTCACCGCCATCTCCTCCGACTCCCATTCCGACCCCATCGTCTTTGTCTGGTACGACGCCTTCTACTCTGAGCATGAGAATGGAGTCTCCTCGCAGCGCAACAGCATCCAATTGGAGAAGGCTGCTGTTCTCTTCAACCTTGGCGCCATATACAGCCAGATTGGAGCCTCTTGCGACCGCACCACTGCCCTTGGCCGTCACCTTGCAATGGATGCCTTCAATGCCGCCGCCAAATTCTTCTCGGAACTCTGGAAGGTTTTCGCCAAGGACATCTCCGCCACCCTCGACTTGACTCTCCTCTTCACCGAGACTCTGCACCACCTCTTCTCCGCTCAGGCTTCCGAGCTCAAATTACAGCAACAACTCCACGACAACAACAACGCCGCCAGGTCCGCTCTCCAACAACATATAATTGCCGTTTCGTTTAAATCG GTTTTTGAGAATTATCAGAGAGCATACGATCTGATACTAAGTGATTCGGCTGCAACCGAACATGTCTTCTCATTTGACCGAACTTGGATAACCCATTGTTACCAGAAGATGAAATTCTTTCGGGTGGAGGCTTGTCAGAGGCGATCATCCATCCTACCCAAATCCCAGTTACCTAAAACATCCTCACTGGTCCAATCCTGTCCTCTTGATCATGATGCAGAATCTGTAACTGAAAAATTAGTTAGCGGGAGTTGCAGCCGCGCGGACCTGTCGATACCCAAGGTAGATGGAATAGACCTTGACCTCATCCTATCCGAGTACAGCCCTTTCAAGATTATGGAAGGTGGAAAGCTGGTGGCTAACCCATGGGACATGCCTCCTCCTTATCCAACAAATTTCTCAATCCTCTCCCCTCCCtctccctcttcctcttcctcttcgtcCTCGTCACTTATTCTGGCATTTCCCTTTAAGAAGAGTGAGCCCTTAGACTTCTACGAGTCCCTGCGCAACTACTTTGTGCTCAAATACTCTGAGAGCATGGCAGAGAGAGTAGAAGGCCTTCTCCAAATGCTAAACAAATTGCGTGGTGAAATGCTGCGTGACGACCTCTCTCTACCCATGCGCCGTGACTGCCTCATCCGCTATTTGAAATGCCTTTGCATGATTGAGCCTTTGTTCCCTATGACTACCTCACCCAACCCACCTATCTTTATTTGGTAG